AGCCCGCAGGTAAGCTTTATAAGCACTGGAAACAAGATATTGGTAAGCCGCTTGCTGCGATATTGTCGTTAAATACGATTGCTCATACCATAGGGGCTGCAGGTGCAGGTGCACAGGCTGCGGCTGTTTTTGGTAATGCATATCTTGGCGTATTTTCTGCCATTTTAACGCTACTGATCTTGGTGTTTTCTGAAATTATTCCTAAAACGATAGGAGCTCGCTACTGGCGAGTATTGGCACCAGTTTCCGCTTATATATTGAAATACATGATTTTGATTTTATACCCTTTTGTCAAGTTGGCAGAAGTATTAACCAAAAGCTCTGAAAGTAAGCCAACACTTAGCGGCTTTAGCCGTGAAGAATTTTCGGCGATGGCTGATTTAAGTACCGAAGAAGGACAGCTCGAAGAGCACGAATCAAAACTGCTCAAAAATCTCTTATTGTTAAGAAATATGCGCGTAAAAGATGCAATGACACCAAGAACAGTTATGTTTAGCTTGTCTGACCGCTTATTGGTAGAAGAGTATTTTCATAAGTACGATAAGGTATTTTTCTCTAGGGTACCGATATATAAAGAAAGCGGTGATGATATCTATGGCTATGTTTTTCGCAGTGATTTATTACTGGCACAGGCAAGAGAAAACGGCAGCCAACAATTAAAAAACTATGTACGCCCGTTACCTGCCATATTATCGACCATGCCGTTAAAGAATGCGTTTAATCAGTTATTAAAAGAACGCGCTCATATCATGATGGCAGTTAATGAATATGGGGTGGTACAAGGGATCATCACCTTAGAAGATGTAATAGAGACAGTACTAGGCTTGGAGATTGTTGATGAAAAAGATCAGGCCATTGATATGCAAAAAGAAGCACGGAAATTGTGGCGAAAAAGAGCGAAAGAAAAAGGCATAGAGATATAAAATTAATTGATAAACTTCCTAACATCAATGGCTTGGATATGTTCATCGAGGGCTAAAAAGTCTTTCAAGATAGCAGTATGACCTTGGCCTCCAATCACCAAAATACGCTCATTCGGCTGCGCGAACTGCTGTATTTTTGCGTACATTCTAAAGTTTCGATGCCACCAGCTAGACGCAGCTCTCGCCCCCTCAAACTCACCATCGGTTGAAACGGAATTAGTAAGTAGATACAGAGCCTTATTTTGTTGGTCAAACTTAGGATCATTGTGTTTCAGCAAAAGCTCAGATAGCGACAGGGCTTGGTGGTCTTTGTTGCCTTGCTCGGTAAAATGATTAATTTTTTCATCAAAGGCCTTTTGCAGTGTTGGCGCAGATGTCGGCATGGTTTCAAATAATCGCTCGGCATCCCAACCTATTGCTCTATCGTCAAAAGTCGCTATTGGCACATTGCCTGCGGCTTTTGCCACGCGAAAGCCGAGTTGGTATATCTCATTTACTGGCAATTCTAAATTTCCCTGCAGATATTGCTTATACTTTGCCTGCACTGCGGGATCATTTTTAGGGTTGTATTCCACTAAAACCAACGTAGGGTTATAGTCTTTGACTATTGCCGCTGACAATTTCTGTAAATACTGTTGTGACTCGGGAGCCATGACATCAAGGTGTCTTATTTTTACCGTGTCTTTTCCTGGACTGCTAAAGTGAAACACCCCCAACATCATTACTTGCGCTTTGGTTGCCTCGATAGATTTTGCTATAGCCGAAGTGAGGTTAACAATTGGCAACAGTAATGCAATAACCAACAGTATGTGCTTCATATTGAACGTTCCTAAATTGAGTATCCAACAGACTATCTAAAATATAGGGAGTTGCTCAAAATAACAACAGCTTGCATATACAACTATTAACTTAAGAAAAGTTAATTGCCATCGAAAGCTAGAGCTTATCAATAAGATCTAACCGTATTCAATTTCTTGTTGCTGATACAGATACCCTTGCACGTTCAATGATATGTTCGCAATTGATGCCCGTTGGCAAATTGCCAAACACATGCCCAGTTATGGATTGAGCAAGTCGAGAGTCACAAAATCCTTTGGCTATGTCGCTATCACCATTTTGTAATAGTAATGCGCCTTGAAAACAAAGGGCCATCAACTCAACAGTACTTCGTGCGCGGTACTCTACATCACGCACATTTGTTAACTCTTGCATTAAGTTTGCTAGTGCCACGTCAAAGTTAGGGTGCATGCCATGGCTTAATTTCAACTCCTCGATGAACACCGTTAAACTGTCAGGTATCTTGTGCAATGTTCGAAGCATATCTAGGCATTGTACATTACCGCTACCTTCCCATATTGAGTTGATCGGCGCTTCACGATATAGCCTAGGCATAATGGTTGTCTCCATGACACCACTGCCGCCAATACATTCCATCGCTTCAAACGCATGTTCAACTTGTCGCTTACAAATCCAATACTTGCCTATTGACGTGCCAATACGTACTAAATGCTCTTCACTTTTTGAGGATGATTTATGGTCGAGCGCACGAGCTATACGCATTGTCATTGCTAAAGCGGCTTCACTTTCAATAATTAAATCAGCAAGTACATTTTGCATCAAAGGCTGCTCAGTTAACCGCGCACCAAAAGCGAAGCGCTGACTACAATGGTGCACTGCTTGTACTACGGCTTGGCGCATCCCTGCAGCCGAGCCAATCATGCAATCAAATCGCGTCATAGCTACCATGTCGATAATAGTTCTTACGCCGTGACCTTCTTCACCGACCATTAGTGCATAAGCGCCACGCAGCTCCGTTTCACTTGATGCGTTAGCCACATTGCCCATTTTGAGTTTAAGTTGCTGAATTTGCATTGGGTTTTTTGTACCATCCGGTCTCCATCTTGGTAAAAAGAAACAAGACAACCCCTTTGCTGTTTTTGCGAGCACTAAAAATGCGTCGGACATCGGCGCGGAAACAAAGTATTTATGCCCGACCAGGCTGTAAGCCCTGCTGTCTTCTTGTCCTTCGATAGAGACTGCCGTTGTGGTGTTGGATTGAACATCTGAGCCGCCTTGCTTTTCCGTCATTGCCATTCCGATGGTAATACCCGATTTTTGTTCCAATGGGATATTTCGATGGTCGTATTCAGTGGCCATAATTTGTGAACCATATTTAGCCAAAATATCCGGCTGATTGATCAGAGCTGGAATGGCCGCTGAGGTCATCGTGATAGGGCATAAATGCGCAGCTTCCACCTGAGTTTGCATATAAAACTTTGCCGCTCGAGCAACCTGGGCGCCGCTCTTCGGTGCTGTCCAATGGACTGAATGGATGCCATGTTCAATCGAGGTTTTCATTAGTTGATGATAGGCTGGATGAAAATGTACTTCGTCTACGCGATAACCAAGTGGATCGTGGCTGAAAAACTCAGGTTTGTTTGCATTGGCATCAAAACCAAGTTTTATAGATTCTTGTGTACCAGCAAGATCGCCAAATGCAACTAAATCATTTGTCGCCCAACTGGCTCCTTCCCGCAGTGTTGCTTCTTGTAATGCTATGTCTTGTTGATAAAGATTATAGTTTTCTAGCGCACAAGGGCGATTACTGACTTCGTGGGTATCTGCTTGCTGCAAAGGGTTTTGTTTGGTCATAGTACATTCAAATGAAGAAGTGAATACGTGTTCACACTTTATCAGGTTGGCTAAATCAAGAGAAGTTTTTATGATATATTCATGCAATTGTCGTGAGTTTAAGCATCTAGATAATGGTCTACAGAGCAACAGAAAAAACAAAAGCGCGAAAGGAAGCGAAGCGGCTAGCGCTGATTGAACAAGCAGTTGCCCAAATTCAGTTGGGCGGCTTTAATCACTTAACTATGGAATCTTTAGCTCAAGCTGCAGGCATTGCCGTAGGTACGGTGTACAAGTATTTCGAATCAAAAGCGGCGCTTTGTCAGGAAGTCTTTATACTTGCTACAGAAAAAGAAGTGTCGATAATTGCTGATATCGCCAAAGAAAAAGGTAGCGCAAGGCTTCGCTTAGAAAAAGCGATTGTTACCTTTTCACGGCGCGCGATGCATGCACAAAAACAAGCCTATGCTTTGATTTTCGAACCTGTTCATCCAAATGTTGAACGTGAACGACTGAAATATCGCGCGGCCTATGCAGTCATTTTTGAACAAGTGATTCAAGAAGGTATCATCAATAAAGAATTTGTCGACCAATCAAGCTCACTGGCTGCTACAGCCATTGTTGGTATTATTGCTGAAGTGTTAATAAGGCCATTGTCTCAGCCCATTGCTGAGGAACGTGAAGCGGAATTGTTAGATCAAATTAGGCAATTCTGTCTTCGTGCTATCGTAGTAAAATAGGACAGCACATAGCTTATGTTTTTTGGTATTGGTGATGATACACTAAGTAGGCGAGATACTAGGGCGATGAAAGCTGTGTTTGAGTTTAAACGTTTATTTACTGGGTTAATGACACTATTGGTGGTGATATTACTCGCTGGGCTTGTCACGTTCAAATTTATAAACTTATCGCCGACGTTGTCAGTAATCTCTGCTTCTACACACATGCAAGATACAACGAATACGTTAGCTCAAACTGACGGTGTGACGTTACGTATTAATCAAGCAGCACATTTTAATCACAGCCATCAAATAGCCATCGACTATATATTGGTGATGACTTTATCTTTTCTACTCGTGATAACTGTTAATTATCGCTACTATCTCTTGCCAATTCTCGCACCTCCTTGGTTCCAAATGCTTAAATACCGATCTCGATATAAGGTATCAGATGGGCGGACAAGTAATTTGCAGTATAAATCTCACGTTAAATACAGGTCTTAATTTCTTTTGTTTCAATGTGTCCCGATGAAATTAATTTTTTGCGGGAAAGATAGTTGCACTCAAAAAGAAAGGAATAAGATGAATAAATTAACAGTAATATTATGGTGTTTATTATTTGTAACGAGCGCTGTTTGCAATTACGTAAATGCGTCTGAGCATAATACCCATTCTCCAGAAGTTGACGCTGTAAATGTTAAGAAAACAATAAGTGGTGTCATTGATGTTCTAGAACAAGAATATCTTTTTCCGGAAAAAACTAAAATCATCGCTAAACGCTTAAATCAAAAAATCAGTACGTATTCACAAAATTTTTCTAGTGACGCCAGTACTGTTATTAAAGAGCTAAGTATGTTGATGCGTAGCGTTAGTGGTGATGGCTATTTAGAGCTAGTGCCGTCAACACGAGCCTTGTCCCTGAGTCATGCTCCGGTAATTGGCATGCAAGCAAATACTCAAGAATACGGCATTGAAGTGCCCCGCATCTTGGCGGGTAATATTGGTTATTTGAAAATTCACCACTTTTATCAAAGCCAAGCAGCAGAGCTGCAAGCCGCCAGTGCATTGGAAAAACTGGCAAGCACGACTGCGATAATCATTGATATAAGGTCAGCAGAAGGAGATTCTTACTCTCTAGTCCATTTTTTAATGAGCTACTTTGTAAATGATGACGTGGTGTTAACTGATGTTCTCTATGAACAACAGCGAAAAACAAAGGCCTTAGTACCAATTTCAGGGCTAGGTTCAACAGCTTTCAAGCAAAACTTTCCGCTCTTTATCTTAACTTCTGCCTTTGTTTCGGGCTCAGGTGAGTTCTTAAGTTACACACTCAAACATTTGGACAAAGCGGTGATTGTTGGTGAAAAAACAATGGGTGTTGCTTTGATTTCAAACAAGAGAAAAGTAAACGACATCATCAGTATCAACGTGCCAATCGCGATGCCAATACATCCAGTAACCAAATCAAACTGGGAAGGTGAGGGGGTTGTTCCTGATTATCCTGTTGAAGCGGTGAACAGTTTCGACATGGCTTACGAATTGGCACTAGATAGCCGTCATGACTCCCTAACAAATAAGATAAATGAGCCAAGACAGTAATTATTATTCTAGTGTCTGCCGTTTGGTTAAATGTATGAAAAAAAAGGTGCTGTTGCTGCACCTTTTTAAAAAACAATTTAACCATATAGCTTTGTGTTTATTGTTCAAATGCTGCTTTCAAAAACTTGAGGACTTTTTTCCGAGATTTAAATGCTTGTTTTCGGTTCGGTGAAAGGGTGACACTTCCGCCTTGGCCAAGGTGCGCAAAAATATCATCAACCACTAATTCTTGCTCTAGTCGATCCCATGCGTGATAAGCATTTTTATACATATTTAAACTGACATACTCGCGATCTTCGTTGGAGAGTGAGTCAACTAGGTTTTCACAAGTATCCGGCAGATCGTAATCGTCAAATTCGGCAGCTTGGATGAGCACAGGTGCACCAGTTAAATTATTAAGCTCAAAGCCGGGAAGAAAATTGTATGCCCAACAGACGGGATAATGTGCAATATGAGCGGCAAATTGGTATGGGAAGTCATTAGCTGGTGCATACTGCTGAGTTGCAGATAGCAATGAAACAACGCCGCCCCAAGAAAACCCAAGCACAGCAATTCTTTCACTATCTATCTCCGGTTTATTAGCTAAGTAAGCTAATGCTGCAAAAGCATCTGGTATGGTTTCTTGAACCGAACTTGGCCTATTTTGTGTGCCGCCGAGCAAGCCTCTTGCTGCCCACATATCCAGCTCTAATGTGGCAATACCTGCTCTATTTAATTTTCTAGCGTAGAATTTTCCGGTACGGTCTATGCCACCAGAGCTATGAAGAATAACGACCGCCGGCATCGGTTCTTCGATATTTCTTGGTAATCGATATTGCGCTGAAACCGTTATTTCTGACTCGAGTAATGTAACGGGAAAGTTCACATAGTAAATATAGGGTTGTTGAGTGTCTGCAACCACTTTCATGGTAAACAGCAACATTCCGCACAGCAGTGCGATTTGTTTAGACATTATTAATTCCTTTTAATTGTTTGTTTTAGGCTAATTTAAGTCACATTAAGTGCATAGCAATCCATATTTCTTATGCACTTTCTATTAGTTATCAAAATGTGTTTATTTTCGTTTGAAAGCTTTGCAATGGTAGACACTGCCAACACCTTTTGTCAAAGGTATTTATTTTCACGATCAAATTGCGTGATACGATTAACTAATCCTTGGCAACCACATGCCCATCGCGGCACCAAAAATACCAATGCCCATAACAATTGTTGAACAGATGATAAATAAAGATGTACTAAGTACCATTGCATTATTTTTTGTCTTTTGAGCGCGCACATATAGTTCAACACCAAGTAGTGGAATTGCGTATTGTGAAATAGCCAAAAAAGTTAAAAAAGGTCCTGCAAAGGTTTTTGGATCAAATCCTACTGGGCCACCATTGACAAGCAACCAGAACATTAAGCCAACGCGAAAAAACCACACGCCACTAACAACCATGAATAATCGCAATGCCCAACGGCGGTGAATGTCAATTTTACGTTTTATTGCATATTTAACAGTGAGCGCTGCAAAGGCTAGAATTAAAAGCCCGTTGATGGTGATGCTGATATGTTGTGATAAATCGCCGACACCGTTTTTAGTCCACACCATAAATACACCAGTAATTGACAATGCAACAGCTAAGCTCAAGTAAACACGCCCATTAATACGGTGAAATTTTGGTGCACGCTGGCGTATTTGTGGAATAAATTGTAAGGCACCGGCTGTGATCATGACAATAGCAAATAATATATGAATGATAACCGCGATGTTTCCCCATATTTCGCCAGGTACATAACCGTGTGGCAGTACTTTATTCCATTGTTCAAGATTACCATTTATGGCAGATATGCCATAAAAGCTCACTAGGTAGTAAACAAAAAATAGTTGGCCAACAATGGCGGTGAAAAACCATATCTGTGCACTATGTTTTAATGATTTTTTTGCAAAAGTGTTTAGATTTGTGCTGTTATTTGACGCCGCAATGATAGCTTCAGCCATGATAAGCTCCCTTTAATTTTTTTCTCAAAGCAGCAATACTGATACCAATCTAACATAGCTCTTTACTATCAGTTGGTTAGGCTAATTTTTAAGTCTTAGTAAATTCTTCATTTATAAAAGAAGTGGGCATATTCACTGCTTTTTGGTCAAATTGAGCATCGGTGTTTTGGTGCTCGCCTGGCAAAACATGCGCCCTGGTTTACCCCATCAACACTATAAATCCTCTACTATCTTTTGTTCTATGAGCCAAAGCCTATCTTGCCCAAAGACCGATTGATTATTGTATATAAAACTGGGCACACCCCATAAGTTATGTGCGTAAAGCTCTGCAAGGTTTTCATTAGCCCACTGACGCCACTCTTGATTTTTTACGATCTGTTTTGCATGAAGCCAATCTAAACCCGATTTTTCAACAATTGCTTTCAGTCCTTTATCTGTATCTGATTGGACTCCTTGTGTCCAAACTGCAGTGGCATAGTTTTTCAAAAAATTGATTTCTTTTCCTTCAGTTTTTGCGTAGTCAAACAGTGCATAGCATCGTTCAACACCTTTGCCTAAAGGATCTGCAATAAAGCCAAACGGTATACCATATTTTTTAGCTTCCCGTTTCGCGTCATGTAAGATGTAAGATCTTTTAGCCGAAGGGACTGGTAAATCGCGCATTACCATAGGTAAAACAGGCTTAATGACTAAAGGCGTTTGGTAATGCTCCGCTAGTTTAATAACTCTAATTAGGCCAATATAAGAATATGGACTCCTAAGTGACCAATAAACTTCGATGGGTTTTGCCTTGAAACAGTCGATTTTCGATTGCTTGGTTACCGTGCCGTGGTTGAACGCCAAAACGTGCTGATCGCGATGAAAGTAAAAAAGTGGTTGGCTATTGGATTTTAACTGTTGGAGTAGCCGCTTTTCTAAATGATGTAGTCGATCCAGACCCCAATAATACTCACCTTCAAAATATAAGCTACCAGAAAGGTAGTGACCTTTCTTCTTCTGAGCAAGTTCGTTTTCCAGAAGCTGATCAGCAAGTAGGTTTAGAGTTTCCGACGATTTCTCATCAAGTTGAAGCTCTGTGTCATTGCCATGCCAATAATGGTCGAACAAGGTGAGGGCTTTGTCTATAAATGTAGAGTCCTGTTCTAGTGCAACAAGTCGGCACGAGAACTCTTTTGTCTCTATGTTGCTATTTAACGGTGATGTTGGAAAGGAAAGATTAAACAACTTTGATAAGTATTGAGCATCATTAAAGGCATTTTTTTGCCATAACGGGTATTCAGGGTACATGGCCTTTTGCACTTCATGCACAATTTTAAATTGATAGTAAAGATTAAACCTTGCTTGAAATGTCTTTAACACTTGAAGTAAAAGATAGCTATAAGGATCATCAATACGTAGACAAACAATCACTATTTTAGGTGACTTTGTCAGCTGCCTTTTATAGTGAAATATCAATCTCTTAGTGTTTAACAAGGCGTCACTGGTCAATAGTCTTGCAATATACGGTTTTATTAGATTTAACAAGGCGTGGCTCTACTTCTATTTGTATCAGGGTTGCTATAAAGATAGTAAATTCACTTAGAACACCGAAAGCATCATTTTAATACTAAGGGCTAGCAATAAAGTTGCAAAAATCTTTTTTAACGTGGCCATAGGGAGCTTATTGGCAAAATTTGCACCTATCGGTGCGCTGATAAAACCACATATTGAGAGAATAACCACTGCAGGTAAATGGACAAATCCAATGATGCCGCTATTTTCCAACGAAGAACTTACCTCAATATTCCAGCCGTTGATTAAGTAACCCAAGCTGCCTGCAATTGCTAAGGGAAAACCAATCGCCGCGGATGTACCAATCGCTTTCTTAATGTCATTTCCTAAACTGACCAAATAGGGCACAGTGAGCGAACCTCCGCCAATGGCAACTAAAGTCGAAATACTGCCAATTCCTAAGGCTGGAAACATCGAGGCCTGTTTTGCATGTTCAGCTGATAGCGGTTTTTTACCGCCAAATGCCATTTTGAAAGATACATAAGCCATAAAAATAGTAAAAAAGAGGGCGAGTGCTTTTGAATTAATATACACAACGACGAAGGTAGTGATGAATGCGCCAACAATAATCGCAGGAACCATCTTCTTTACTATCGGCCAAAGGACGTTTTTGTGTTTATTGTGCGCCAACATACTCGATAAAGAAGTGGCTACAATGGTGGTCATTGATGTACCAAGGGCTAAATGAACAACGTATGTGCTTTCAACGTGGTTTGCGAGAAAAAGGGAAGTCAATACGGGGACAAAAATGCCACCACCACCGATCCCCAATAAACCCGCCATAAACCCTACGGAGGTGCCAAGTGCGATGAGCTGCAATATTAACTCTACTGTCATGATAGATATCGGAATATTATTATTAGTTAGAGCATATACTCTGACACATTGTGCGAATGATCACCAGTTGTCACTCTTTAATAGGGAAAACGTCACGCGTTAATGTTGTTTGTTTTAGATCAAGAGTACTTGTTGTAATGATTGAATATCAAAACAATAGCTAGTAATATAAATGAGAATCGTTATCAATAGCGATAGTTTTTCAAAGGTTAATATATGACCCTCTCTAATTTACAAAAAAAACAACGCGCACGTATTACCGCGTTGCCAAAAGATCTTGCACTCGCTAGCCGATTGATGGAACAAGGCTTTGTTCCTAATGTAGAAGTTGAAATGGCAAACGCAGCACCTTTTAAAGGGCCAGTAGCGTTTTATTTACACGGCACTAAAATTAGTATTCAGCATGCCTTAGCGGCGCAAATTTGTGTTGAGCCAGCATAAAATCAACGCAGAGTAATAGATATGTCAAAGAAGTTTGTCCTTGCAGGCTTTGCCAATTCAGGCAAAACCACCTTATTTAATCAACTAACCAGCACCAAGCAAAAAACGGGTAATTGGGCTGGCGTTACAGTCTCGGTAAAACAACAAACCGTTCTATTTAATGGTGAATCAGTTATTTTTACTGATATTCCTGGAGTGCCTTCTTTAGCAAAAAGACAGCAACAAAGTAGCGATCTATCGATCACGCATGACTACCTGCAACAAGAAAAAATTGATTGTATTATTAATGTGGTTGATGCAACTCAGCTACAACGCCAGCTGTATTTGACAACCCAATTACTTGAGCTTGGTTTACCAATGTTGGTGGTGCTGAGTAAATCTGATCGCAAAGAAGCTGCGAAAGTAGACATTGAAAAATTGACCAGTGAATTAGGCTGCCCTGTGATGGAGCTTGATAGTCGCGCACCTTCTTCATTTGAGATAATTGCTCAAGCCCTAACTGTAATGCCTACTTGTTCTAAGTTACCGCCTAAGATGGCTCTGCCTGAGTCTTTGGCAAACAACTTGGAACAAAATGAGCAAAGCTTATTGGATATCGAGTGTTCGTTAACAACTCAGTGCTCAAATTGTGCACAAGATAATGACACCGTGATGCAAATCATGCAGGCGCGATATAACTTTGTCGAACAAACTTTATTGGCCTCAACAATTTCAAAAAGTGAAGCAAAAAGCCTAAGCGAGCGTATCGATAATATAGTACTTCATCCGTTAATGGGGATTCCTGTGTTCTTACTGATGATGTATCTGTTATTTATGTTTGCTATCAATGTCGGTAGTGCATTCATAGACTTTTTCGATATTTTAGCCGGTGCAATTTTTGTCGAGTACCCAGCAGAGTTATTAGCACCGTTTAACATGCCAGCATGGTCTTTAACAATAGTTGAAGGCTTTGGTAGCGGTATTCAAACTGTGGCCACGTTCATTCCTGTTATTGTCTGTTTATTCATTGGTTTATCAATACTTGAAACCAGTGGATATTTGGCACGTGCCGCCTTTGTCGTTGAAAATGTAATGCACAAAATAGGTCTGCCAGGTAAAGCCTTTGTCCCGCTTATTGTAGGATTCGGCTGCACCGTTCCGGCGGTTATGTCTGCCCGTGTGCTTGATAGCGAAAGAGAGCGAATTACGACCATTATGATGTCACCGTTCATGTCGTGCGGGGCAAGGTTGCCTGTTTATGCTTTATTTGCCGCGGCGTTTTTTCCTGAGTCTGGGCAGAATATAGTGTTTTTGCTGTATTTAATAGGTATTGCAGCGGCCATTTTCACCGGTTTCCTGTTGAAAATAACGGTATTGTCTGGCTCAAATTCGGTTAGCATCATGGAATTACCACTTTATGAAATGCCACAGCTTACTGAATTGATTAGACGAGTTTGGCGCCGAACTCGATCATTTGTCATGGGGGCCGGTAAAACAATTGTTTTGGTGGTTTGCTTTTTAAACTTTTTCAATTCGTTAGGCACTGATGGACAGTTTGGCCATCATGATTCAGACAGCTCTGTATTGTCAAAAGGGGCTCAAGTGGTAACACCTTTGTTGTCGCCTATAGGTATTAAAGAAGAAAACTGGCAAGCAAGCGTAGGTATCATTACGGGGATATTTGCTAAAGAAGCGCTAGTGGCGACATTTAACAGCTTATATTCTCCAACCAAGCCAGACGGTGGCGATGATCTTAATTTTGGCGATATTTGGACCGATGCAACGGGAAGCATAAAAGAGAACTTAATGGGTATTGTCCCAGAAGATCCGTTGGGAGTTGATGTTGGTGATGTCTCAGATTTAGCCGTCGCTGCCCAAGAGCAAGAAGTTGAAGTTACTACCTATACCGCAATGCAAAACGCTTTTGCCGGTCAAATTGGTGCGTTTAGCTATCTATTATTTATATTGCTCTATACGCCGTGTGCAGCCGCAATGGGCGCGATTAAAAATGAAGTGGGCAACCGCTGGGCAATATTTGCAGCGCTTTGGAGCTTTACATTCGCCTACCTCGTCTCTACTTTTGTTTACCAAGTCACTCAACTACCAACAAACACCTTGTTTGCAGTGGTCAGTTTGACGATGGTAATGGTGATCTTTAGTGCAATTTACTTATGGCTGAAGCATCAAGGGAAGCAGATCTTAACTCTGCCTGTAAGGGTCAGTTACGCAAAATAGTTTTATGGCAGTATCATATATAGTGATTATCCCCCTATCTAGAACTCAGCACTGATGGGGAGGATACCCCGTAGCTTTTATTCACTCGCTTAACAAAATATGCTAGTTTAGTCAGCATAATCATCTTAATAAGAAAGCAAAGTTGCTTTGCTGTATGCGTCGTTGTTAACTGAGCGCTGAGGTTACTTTAATCATGACAAAATCTATATTTTTTTCTCTTATTCGGGTCGTTTTTGTGACTGTTATCAGCCTCAACGCTTCGCTTGCAACATATGCTAATACACCCTCCGAGATGGCTGATTTAAGCCTACAAGAATTATTTGCGCTATCAACTGATGAAATGGAATCACAAACCTACAGTACTTGGCAGTTCAATTTTTTATATAAACGTTCCGACTTAGATGGTTACTTAGAGGGTTCTTCTAAAATAAGCGATCAGGACGTCTTGTTCGAAAAGCATGAACAAAGAACCTCTGAGAATTTCCCGGTGTTACCGACGGTAATTTCACAAGAGACTTATATCGCTAATATCAGTTACTTTTTAAGTGCAGATCAAAATATTAGTGTTAGCATTCCCTACATAGAACAAAGTACC
This window of the Thalassotalea atypica genome carries:
- a CDS encoding TetR/AcrR family transcriptional regulator, with product MVYRATEKTKARKEAKRLALIEQAVAQIQLGGFNHLTMESLAQAAGIAVGTVYKYFESKAALCQEVFILATEKEVSIIADIAKEKGSARLRLEKAIVTFSRRAMHAQKQAYALIFEPVHPNVERERLKYRAAYAVIFEQVIQEGIINKEFVDQSSSLAATAIVGIIAEVLIRPLSQPIAEEREAELLDQIRQFCLRAIVVK
- a CDS encoding CNNM domain-containing protein; translation: MTLLLLYIFVAIAFSFLCSILEAVLLSVNSAYITMLNNDNKPAGKLYKHWKQDIGKPLAAILSLNTIAHTIGAAGAGAQAAAVFGNAYLGVFSAILTLLILVFSEIIPKTIGARYWRVLAPVSAYILKYMILILYPFVKLAEVLTKSSESKPTLSGFSREEFSAMADLSTEEGQLEEHESKLLKNLLLLRNMRVKDAMTPRTVMFSLSDRLLVEEYFHKYDKVFFSRVPIYKESGDDIYGYVFRSDLLLAQARENGSQQLKNYVRPLPAILSTMPLKNAFNQLLKERAHIMMAVNEYGVVQGIITLEDVIETVLGLEIVDEKDQAIDMQKEARKLWRKRAKEKGIEI
- a CDS encoding S41 family peptidase codes for the protein MNKLTVILWCLLFVTSAVCNYVNASEHNTHSPEVDAVNVKKTISGVIDVLEQEYLFPEKTKIIAKRLNQKISTYSQNFSSDASTVIKELSMLMRSVSGDGYLELVPSTRALSLSHAPVIGMQANTQEYGIEVPRILAGNIGYLKIHHFYQSQAAELQAASALEKLASTTAIIIDIRSAEGDSYSLVHFLMSYFVNDDVVLTDVLYEQQRKTKALVPISGLGSTAFKQNFPLFILTSAFVSGSGEFLSYTLKHLDKAVIVGEKTMGVALISNKRKVNDIISINVPIAMPIHPVTKSNWEGEGVVPDYPVEAVNSFDMAYELALDSRHDSLTNKINEPRQ
- a CDS encoding DUF5694 domain-containing protein, whose product is MKHILLVIALLLPIVNLTSAIAKSIEATKAQVMMLGVFHFSSPGKDTVKIRHLDVMAPESQQYLQKLSAAIVKDYNPTLVLVEYNPKNDPAVQAKYKQYLQGNLELPVNEIYQLGFRVAKAAGNVPIATFDDRAIGWDAERLFETMPTSAPTLQKAFDEKINHFTEQGNKDHQALSLSELLLKHNDPKFDQQNKALYLLTNSVSTDGEFEGARAASSWWHRNFRMYAKIQQFAQPNERILVIGGQGHTAILKDFLALDEHIQAIDVRKFIN
- a CDS encoding acyl-CoA dehydrogenase family protein → MTKQNPLQQADTHEVSNRPCALENYNLYQQDIALQEATLREGASWATNDLVAFGDLAGTQESIKLGFDANANKPEFFSHDPLGYRVDEVHFHPAYHQLMKTSIEHGIHSVHWTAPKSGAQVARAAKFYMQTQVEAAHLCPITMTSAAIPALINQPDILAKYGSQIMATEYDHRNIPLEQKSGITIGMAMTEKQGGSDVQSNTTTAVSIEGQEDSRAYSLVGHKYFVSAPMSDAFLVLAKTAKGLSCFFLPRWRPDGTKNPMQIQQLKLKMGNVANASSETELRGAYALMVGEEGHGVRTIIDMVAMTRFDCMIGSAAGMRQAVVQAVHHCSQRFAFGARLTEQPLMQNVLADLIIESEAALAMTMRIARALDHKSSSKSEEHLVRIGTSIGKYWICKRQVEHAFEAMECIGGSGVMETTIMPRLYREAPINSIWEGSGNVQCLDMLRTLHKIPDSLTVFIEELKLSHGMHPNFDVALANLMQELTNVRDVEYRARSTVELMALCFQGALLLQNGDSDIAKGFCDSRLAQSITGHVFGNLPTGINCEHIIERARVSVSATRN
- a CDS encoding DUF2306 domain-containing protein; translated protein: MAEAIIAASNNSTNLNTFAKKSLKHSAQIWFFTAIVGQLFFVYYLVSFYGISAINGNLEQWNKVLPHGYVPGEIWGNIAVIIHILFAIVMITAGALQFIPQIRQRAPKFHRINGRVYLSLAVALSITGVFMVWTKNGVGDLSQHISITINGLLILAFAALTVKYAIKRKIDIHRRWALRLFMVVSGVWFFRVGLMFWLLVNGGPVGFDPKTFAGPFLTFLAISQYAIPLLGVELYVRAQKTKNNAMVLSTSLFIICSTIVMGIGIFGAAMGMWLPRIS
- a CDS encoding dienelactone hydrolase family protein translates to MSKQIALLCGMLLFTMKVVADTQQPYIYYVNFPVTLLESEITVSAQYRLPRNIEEPMPAVVILHSSGGIDRTGKFYARKLNRAGIATLELDMWAARGLLGGTQNRPSSVQETIPDAFAALAYLANKPEIDSERIAVLGFSWGGVVSLLSATQQYAPANDFPYQFAAHIAHYPVCWAYNFLPGFELNNLTGAPVLIQAAEFDDYDLPDTCENLVDSLSNEDREYVSLNMYKNAYHAWDRLEQELVVDDIFAHLGQGGSVTLSPNRKQAFKSRKKVLKFLKAAFEQ